A stretch of the Takifugu flavidus isolate HTHZ2018 chromosome 1, ASM371156v2, whole genome shotgun sequence genome encodes the following:
- the hnrnpa3 gene encoding heterogeneous nuclear ribonucleoprotein A3, producing MEDRELREPEQLRKLFIGGLSFETTEESLRAHFEKWGSLTDCVVMREPACKRSRGFGFVTYSCLREVDEAMKARPHKVDGRVVEPKRAVSREDSNKPGAHLSVKKIFVGGIKEDTEEDQIRDYFEKYGKIECVDIMEERSSGKKRGFCFVTFDDHDTVDKIVAQKYHTINLHNCEVRKALSKQEMNAISSNRGKSGGSGNFMGRGGNYGGSGGGGSYSRGGYGGGRGYGDDYDNGPGGNYGGSPSYSGGRGGYGGGGPGYSSQGGGFGGGYGGNDGGYGGGGNYNDFGNYGGQQSSYGPMKGNSFGGRNSGGPYGGGYSSGGGGGGYGSRRY from the exons GATCGGGAACTGAGAGAACCTGAGCAGCTTAGAAAGCTCTTTATTGGAGGTCTCAGTTTCGAGACAACGGAAGAGAGCCTGCGGGCCCATTTTGAAAAATGGGGTAGCCTCACAGACTGTGTG GTGATGAGGGAACCCGCTTGCAAGCGATCCCGAGGGTTTGGCTTCGTGACATACTCGTGTCTAAGGGAAGTTGACGAGGCCATGAAAGCAAGGCCCCACAAAGTAGACGGCCGAGTCGTTGAACCCAAAAGGGCCGTGTCCCGAGAG GACTCCAACAAACCAGGTGCCCATCTGTCTGTGAAAAAGATCTTTGTTGGTGGAATCAAAGAGGACACGGAGGAGGATCAAATCCGTGACTATTTTGAAAAGTACGGAAAGATTGAATGCGTTGACATCATGGAGGAACGCAGTTCTGGGAAGAAGAGAGGATTTTGCTTTGTTACCTTTGATGATCATGACACTGTTGACAAAATTGTTG ccCAGAAATATCACACAATCAACTTACACAATTGTGAGGTTAGAAAAGCCCtgtccaaacaggaaatgaatgcTATATCCAGTAACAGGG GCAAGAGTGGAGGATCTGGAAACTTCATGGGGAGAGGTGGTAATTATGGTGGTtctggcggcggcggcagttATAGCCGAG GTGGATATGGTGGAGGACGAGGGTACGGGGACGATTATGACAATG GCCCAGGAGGTAATTATGGAGGCAGCCCGAGTTACAGCGGAGGCCGAGGGGGTTACGGGGGCGGCGGTCCAGGATACAGCAGTCAGGGAGGTGGTTTTGGTGGAGGTTATGGTGGCAATGATGGCG GATATGGAGGGGGTGGAAATTACAATGACTTTGGAAATTATGGTGGGCAACAGTCCAGCTATGGCCCCATGAAAGGAAACAGCTTTGGTGGCAGAAACTCCGGTGGACCCTATGGTG GTGGCTACAGCTCcggaggcggcggcggtggctACGGCTCGCGGCGTTACTAA
- the nfe2l2a gene encoding nuclear factor erythroid 2-related factor 2a has product MTMEMDVMHSIQQDMNLIDILWKQDIDLGASREVFDYNHRQKEHELQRQLEQQEEKRLHLLREQEKALLAQLQLDEETGEYVPRPVALPPLQSAVIPLEVSQDVSFPADSGDAMSFDECLQLLAETFPVGETENSSVGLNTTEVRPMLSPELAAVPSPTLSPDPLSASPSQAMCPELEEAWMELLSLPELQPCLNIKMEDAVETTAYPLPHSPDAQNPNCQFYQTNSAEVETNAINICPVEFLNTVEASVPSMVQSDHLTQADSPQFHTDFAAESFGEMFYSNPVQKENTGQHGLDGYNSDAMSDMASQPFTPAGLYSLSPGDAFDKHDLMAELPDSDSGISSHTSPNASSPGKSVYGDGSFHHSDSDMEEMDHNPGSAETDFSEMFSINFEPDDFQRTLSVSALERSEEQMEGKLEPHKMDSVEECGQSGAPFTKDKKRRSDARLSRDEQRAKALKIPLSVSMIINLPVDDFKELLSKHHLNDAQMALVQDIRRRGKNKVAAQNCRKRKMENIVGLEGELDSLKEEKERLLSEKVQKAAHLKEMKQQLNSLYLEVFSKLRDEKGNSYSPSEYSLQQSTNGSIFLVPRVKKTLAKSDIRHMSSA; this is encoded by the exons ATGACGATGGAAATGGACGTGATGCATTCTATTCAACAG GACATGAACCTCATCGACATACTGTGGAAACAGGACATCGATCTGGGAGCCAGCCGCGAGGTTTTCGACTACAACCACCGGCAGAAGGAGCACGAGCTGCAgcggcagctggagcagcaggaggagaagaggctgcATTTGCTCCGGGAGCAAGAGAAGGCCCTGCTGGCACAGCTCCAGCTCGATGAGGAAACGGGGGAGTACGTGCCTCGCCCGGTGGCTCTCCCTCCACTGCAGTCGGCCGTCATACCCCTTGAGGTTTCACAG GATGTCAGTTTCCCGGCAGACAGCGGCGACGCCATGTCTTTTGATGAATGTCTGCAACTCCTGGCGGAAACATTTCCTGTAGGGGAAACGGAG AACTCCTCTGTTGGCCTGAATACAACGGAGGTCAGACCTATGTTGTCACCAGAGCTGGCAGCCGTGCCGTCGCCCACCCTGTCCCCTGATCCGCTGTCAGCTTCCCCGTCACAGGCCATGTGTCCTGAATTAGAGGAAGCTTGGATGGAGCTTCTGTCCCTGCCGGAGCTGCAG CCCTGCTTGAACATAAAAATGGAGGATGCAGTGGAGACCACAGCCTATCCACTACCCCACAGTCCTGATGCGCAGAACCCAAACTGCCAGTTTTACCAGACAAACTCCGCAGAGGTGGAGACAAATGCCATAAACATTTGTCCAGTGGAGTTCCTGAATACAGTCGAGGCTTCAGTTCCCAGTATGGTCCAATCAGATCACCTGACCCAGGCGGACAGCCCTCAGTTCCACACCGACTTTGCTGCAGAAAGTTTCGGCGAGATGTTTTACTCCAACCCCGTTCAGAAGGAAAACACAGGTCAACACGGCCTGGATGGATACAACAGTGACGCCATGTCCGACATGGCGAGCCAGCCCTTCACGCCAGCCGGTCTTTACAGCCTGTCGCCCGGAGACGCATTCGACAAACACGACCTGATGGCCGAACTGCCAGACTCGGACTCTGGCATCTCTTCACACACGAGCCCGAACGCCAGCTCGCCTGGGAAGTCTGTGTACGGAGATGGTTCTTTCCaccacagtgattcagacaTGGAGGAAATGGACCACAACCCTGGGAGTGCAGAGACGGACTTCTCAGAGATGTTCTCCATCAATTTCGAACCAGACGACTTCCAGCGAACCCTCTCCGTGTCTGCGCTCGAGCGCTCAGAAgagcagatggagggaaaactGGAGCCGCACAAGATGGATTCTGTAGAGGAGTGCGGCCAAAGCGGCGCTCCGTTCACAAAAGATAAGAAAAGGCGTTCGGATGCGCGTCTCTCCAGAGACGAGCAGAGGGCCAAGGCCCTCAAAATCCCTTTAAGTGTCAGTATGATTATCAATCTGCCCGTTGACGATTTCAAAGAGCTGCTGTCAAAGCACCACTTGAACGACGCCCAGATGGCCCTGGTCCAGGACATACGGCGCCGTGGCAAGAACAAGGTGGCCGCCCAGAACTGCCGCAAGCGAAAGATGGAGAACATAGTGGGTCTGGAGGGCGAGCTGGACtcactgaaggaggagaaggagcggcTGCTGAGCGAGAAGGTCCAGAAAGCCGCGCACCTGAaggaaatgaagcagcagctcaacAGCTTGTACctggaggtgttcagcaagCTGCGAGACGAGAAGGGGAACTCGTACTCGCCCTCCGAGTACTCCCTCCAGCAGTCCACCAACGGCAGCATCTTCCTCGTCCCTCGCGTTAAAAAGACTTTAGCCAAGAGCGACATCCGCCACATGTCTTCTGCATAA